Proteins co-encoded in one Stomoxys calcitrans chromosome 5, idStoCalc2.1, whole genome shotgun sequence genomic window:
- the LOC106088236 gene encoding endocuticle structural glycoprotein ABD-5, protein MFKYICLLAIVASVLAVDSTTEKREIIPLIKYDLVNNPDGSFNYVYEGGDKSFGEQTAEVINAGTEDEALEVSGSYRYIDAEGREVEVHYTAGKKGFVPIGTNILPEISEAAKLASENPEVPKDDEKHKN, encoded by the coding sequence atCTGCTTATTGGCCATTGTGGCCTCTGTCTTGGCTGTTGATAGTACCACAGAGAAACGTGAAATCATTCCCTTGATCAAATACGATCTTGTCAATAATCCTGATGGATCATTCAACTATGTCTACGAGGGTGGCGATAAATCCTTTGGCGAACAAACCGCTGAAGTCATAAACGCTGGCACAGAGGATGAGGCCCTTGAAGTCTCCGGCTCATACCGTTACATTGATGCAGAGGGTCGTGAAGTAGAGGTACACTATACAGCAGGCAAaaaaggttttgtgcccattgGCACTAACATTTTGCCCGAAATCTCAGAAGCAGCTAAATTGGCTTCAGAGAACCCCGAAGTACCAAAGGATGatgaaaaacacaaaaattaa